A window of the Acidimicrobiales bacterium genome harbors these coding sequences:
- a CDS encoding TIGR03621 family F420-dependent LLM class oxidoreductase — MTKPFRFGVQARAAASRDEWVELARKAEDLGYSTLTLPDHFDGSMAPAIALQCAADATTNLRLGALVWCNDYRHPVVFAQEMATLDVLSDGRLELGIGAGWMQTDYVAAGMTYDRPGVRIDRMVESVHVLKGLFGDGPFSFEGEHYTITDLDLHPKPIQDKVPFLIGGGGQRMLGIAGQHADIVGVNANLRSGKIDGNTVADGVAERFAEKIQWIKDGAGDRFDDIELNVRAFFVVFTDDRQGTAEAMGQGLGLTAEQALASPLALCGTTTQMAADLVERRETYGFNYIGVGPDEMEAFAPIVAELAGT; from the coding sequence ATGACCAAACCCTTCCGCTTCGGTGTCCAAGCTCGTGCTGCTGCTTCTCGTGACGAGTGGGTGGAGCTGGCGAGAAAGGCGGAAGACCTCGGCTACTCGACACTCACGCTCCCCGATCACTTCGACGGCTCGATGGCCCCGGCCATCGCGTTGCAGTGCGCCGCCGATGCCACCACCAACCTGCGGTTGGGCGCGCTCGTCTGGTGCAACGATTACCGCCACCCGGTCGTCTTCGCCCAGGAGATGGCCACCCTCGACGTCTTGTCCGACGGCCGACTCGAGCTCGGTATCGGCGCCGGTTGGATGCAGACCGACTACGTCGCGGCGGGAATGACCTACGACCGGCCCGGCGTCCGCATCGACCGCATGGTCGAGTCGGTCCACGTCCTCAAGGGGCTCTTCGGCGACGGCCCGTTCTCGTTCGAAGGAGAGCACTACACGATCACCGACCTCGACCTGCACCCCAAGCCGATCCAAGACAAGGTGCCGTTCCTCATCGGCGGGGGCGGGCAGCGGATGCTCGGTATCGCCGGCCAGCACGCCGACATCGTCGGGGTCAACGCCAATCTGCGCTCTGGCAAGATCGACGGCAACACGGTCGCCGACGGTGTGGCCGAGCGATTCGCCGAGAAGATCCAGTGGATCAAAGACGGTGCGGGAGACCGTTTCGACGACATCGAACTCAACGTCCGGGCGTTCTTCGTCGTGTTCACCGACGACCGTCAGGGCACGGCCGAGGCCATGGGCCAGGGACTGGGTCTCACGGCCGAGCAGGCGCTCGCCTCGCCGCTCGCCTTGTGTGGCACCACCACCCAGATGGCGGCCGATCTCGTGGAGCGACGCGAGACCTACGGCTTCAACTACATCGGGGTCGGCCCGGATGAGATGGAGGCCTTCGCCCCGATCGTCGCCGAACTCGCCGGCACCTGA
- a CDS encoding ABC transporter ATP-binding protein produces MSIDSPVTPPPPSTTVWAAHCRDASKVYGEGDTEVHALRNVSVGFEAGKFTAIMGPSGSGKSTLMQCMAGLDRLSSGTTFVGDVEISTLKDKALTQIRRDKIGFIFQAFNLIPTLDAKENITLPMDLAGNAGDPAWIDKVIDTVGLRNRLHHRPNELSGGQQQRVAVARALASRPDIVFGDEPTGNLDSRTGSEILTFMRSAVDDLGQTIVMVTHDPVSASYADRVLFLADGSIVDELLDPDADTIFDRMRHLGD; encoded by the coding sequence ATGTCCATCGACAGCCCCGTCACGCCCCCACCGCCGAGCACGACCGTGTGGGCCGCGCACTGTCGCGACGCTTCGAAGGTCTACGGCGAAGGCGACACCGAGGTCCACGCGTTGCGCAACGTCAGCGTCGGGTTCGAAGCCGGGAAGTTCACCGCCATCATGGGTCCGTCCGGATCGGGCAAGTCGACGCTGATGCAATGCATGGCGGGCCTCGACCGCCTGAGCAGTGGCACCACCTTCGTCGGTGATGTCGAGATCTCGACGCTGAAGGACAAGGCGCTCACCCAGATCCGGCGAGACAAGATCGGCTTCATCTTCCAGGCCTTCAATCTCATCCCGACGCTCGACGCCAAGGAGAACATCACCCTCCCGATGGACCTGGCGGGCAACGCCGGCGACCCGGCGTGGATCGACAAGGTCATCGACACCGTCGGGCTTCGCAACCGACTGCATCACCGCCCGAACGAGCTCTCTGGTGGCCAGCAGCAGCGAGTCGCCGTCGCCCGGGCGTTGGCCAGCCGACCCGACATCGTCTTCGGCGACGAGCCGACCGGCAACCTCGACTCCCGGACCGGTTCCGAGATCCTCACGTTCATGCGGTCTGCCGTCGACGACCTCGGCCAGACCATCGTGATGGTCACCCACGACCCGGTGTCGGCGTCGTACGCCGACCGGGTGCTGTTCCTGGCCGACGGGAGCATCGTCGACGAACTGCTCGACCCCGACGCCGACACCATCTTCGACCGCATGCGCCACCTCGGGGACTGA
- a CDS encoding DEAD/DEAH box helicase, which yields MASSKSGAARERHAVLAGFSEPAAEWFATTFVEPTAPQVEGWPAIARGDNTLILAPTGSGKTLTAFFWGLDQLTSVPTPDDKNRRTRILYISPLRALAVDVEKNLRAPLQGVRLAAERLGQPFHEPQVALRTGDTPQDERRRLASHPPDLLITTPESLYLMLTSRVRETLAGVETVIIDEIHALAATKRGAHRALSLERLDRITDRPVQRIGLSATQRPLEEIARFLGGFGPDRTPRPVTIVDTGIRKVLDIEVIVPVDDMARLGEEIVDEPMSGPAAAGPVRRSIWPAMHPRLLELVQEHRSTIIFVNARRLAERLATRLNELALDGENRSAEAEGRPPEPGRELVKAHHGSLSREQRLIIEDELKRGTLKGLVATSSLELGIDMGAVDLVIQVESPGAVSRGLQRIGRAGHQVGAPSRGKLFPKHRSDLLEAAVVVDRMQSGLIEETRYPRNPLDVLAQQIVAMVAMDELAVAEVAEIVRGAANFVELSDDALAAVLDLLAGRYPSDEFAELRPRIVWDRTARPDAPIDAGLAGTVRGRPGSQRLAVTSGGTIPDRGLYGVFLPDGARVGELDEEMVYESRVGETFLLGASTWRIEDITHERVVVVPAPGQPGKMPFWHGDGPGRPLELGRAMGAFNREILALSADDAGERLTERHGLDHLAATNLVQFLDEQREATGRVPDDRTIVVERFRDEIGDWRVCILSPFGAQVHAPWGMALQHRLAEQWGWDVELMWSDDGIVIRLPEAVDRVPVDELMIDPDELDELLVTQLPQTAMFAARFREASARALLLPRRRPDRRTPLWQQRQKAADLLAVAASYPSFPILLEATRECVNDVFDLPALREVLTELRSRKIKVHSVDTESASPFAQSLMFGWIAQYMYEGDAPLAERRAAALSLDREMLRDLLGAEELRELLDPEVLEALDAELQRTAEGWQARHVDAVEDLMRWLGPLSLDEIEARCAGIDAGAAVAELLDQRRIIGVAVGGEQRLAAAEDASRLRDALGVALPPGLPQAFTDSVADPLGDLLTRYARTHTPFLTDEVADRYGLEPERARRGLDELERLGRIVRGEFRPDGVEREWCHNDVLRVLRRRSLAALRREVEPVDHDVLARFLPDWQHVGSRLHGVDGLAEVITSLQGAALPASMLEVDILPARLPAYRSTDLDTLLTAGEVVWVGGGALGSDDGRLRLLWRDQVPFLSPEPADERPDDPIHAALRARLASGGASFWSDLVDAAQAAELDYTDTSVLRALWDLVWAGEVTNDSLTPLRALIGGAGPSKAGASSRGRTGRRPNLRSLSRLGPPAATGRWSLVDQLRRPAATPTEQATARALQLLERYGVLTREMALAEGAAGGFAGVYPVLKELEDRGQVRRGYFVAGLGAAQFALPGAVDRLRSERDANIHDAAFDADADLLVLAATDPAQPYGAALPWPDTEGRPSRSIGAYVVLRRGIPLVFLDRGARSLVTFAQPDGHDLANDGAWVQALAGLVARKQLKRIEITKVDGSPSAEHPAIRDLLLANGFKQGYKGPTLR from the coding sequence ATGGCGAGTAGCAAGTCGGGAGCAGCACGGGAGCGACACGCTGTCCTCGCAGGATTCAGCGAGCCCGCCGCCGAGTGGTTCGCCACCACCTTCGTCGAACCCACCGCACCTCAGGTCGAAGGTTGGCCGGCCATCGCCCGTGGCGACAACACGCTCATCCTCGCCCCCACCGGTTCGGGCAAGACCCTCACGGCGTTCTTCTGGGGGCTCGATCAGCTCACCTCGGTGCCAACTCCCGACGACAAGAACCGGCGCACCCGCATCCTCTACATCTCGCCGCTTCGAGCGCTCGCCGTCGACGTCGAGAAGAACCTGCGGGCGCCACTCCAGGGGGTTCGGTTGGCGGCCGAGCGCCTCGGTCAGCCCTTTCACGAGCCGCAGGTGGCATTGCGAACCGGCGACACGCCGCAAGACGAACGACGCCGGCTGGCCAGTCATCCCCCGGATCTCCTGATCACCACCCCCGAGTCCCTCTACCTCATGCTCACCTCCCGAGTGCGTGAGACCCTGGCCGGCGTCGAAACCGTCATCATCGACGAGATCCACGCTCTCGCTGCCACCAAGCGAGGTGCGCACAGGGCCCTCAGCCTCGAGCGTCTCGATCGGATCACCGATCGACCGGTCCAACGCATCGGGCTGTCGGCGACCCAGCGCCCGTTGGAGGAGATCGCCCGGTTCCTCGGTGGCTTCGGACCCGATCGCACACCACGTCCGGTCACCATCGTCGACACCGGCATTCGCAAGGTGCTCGACATCGAGGTGATCGTCCCCGTCGACGACATGGCCCGCCTCGGCGAGGAGATCGTCGACGAACCGATGAGCGGTCCCGCCGCGGCTGGGCCGGTACGTCGCAGCATCTGGCCGGCCATGCACCCCCGACTGCTCGAACTCGTGCAGGAGCACCGGTCCACCATCATCTTCGTCAACGCCCGCCGACTGGCCGAGCGACTCGCCACCCGGCTCAACGAGCTGGCACTCGACGGCGAGAACCGCTCGGCCGAGGCCGAGGGCCGCCCACCCGAACCCGGGCGAGAACTGGTGAAGGCCCATCACGGATCGCTGAGCAGGGAACAGCGGCTCATCATCGAAGACGAGCTGAAACGGGGAACGCTGAAGGGCCTGGTTGCCACGTCGTCGCTCGAGTTGGGAATCGACATGGGCGCCGTCGATCTGGTGATCCAGGTCGAGTCACCCGGGGCCGTCAGCCGTGGGCTGCAGCGCATCGGCCGCGCCGGTCACCAGGTGGGGGCCCCGAGTCGAGGAAAGTTGTTCCCCAAGCACCGGTCCGATCTCCTCGAAGCGGCGGTGGTCGTCGACCGGATGCAGTCCGGGCTGATCGAGGAGACCCGCTACCCCCGCAACCCGCTCGACGTGCTGGCGCAGCAGATCGTGGCAATGGTGGCCATGGACGAGCTCGCCGTCGCAGAGGTGGCCGAGATCGTGCGTGGTGCCGCCAACTTCGTCGAGCTCTCCGACGACGCGCTCGCCGCCGTGCTCGACCTCCTCGCCGGCCGCTACCCATCCGACGAGTTCGCCGAGCTACGTCCCCGTATCGTGTGGGACCGCACCGCTCGCCCCGACGCCCCCATCGACGCCGGGCTCGCCGGCACCGTGCGGGGCCGGCCAGGTTCGCAGCGGTTGGCCGTCACCAGCGGCGGCACCATTCCCGATCGTGGGCTCTATGGCGTCTTCCTCCCCGACGGTGCTCGTGTCGGTGAACTCGACGAGGAGATGGTCTACGAGTCCCGGGTCGGCGAGACCTTCCTGCTCGGGGCCTCCACCTGGCGAATCGAAGACATCACGCACGAGCGGGTCGTGGTGGTACCGGCGCCGGGACAGCCGGGCAAGATGCCGTTCTGGCATGGCGACGGTCCGGGGCGCCCGCTCGAGCTGGGTCGAGCCATGGGAGCGTTCAACCGCGAGATCCTCGCCCTGTCCGCCGACGACGCCGGCGAACGCCTGACCGAACGCCACGGGCTCGACCATCTGGCGGCCACCAACCTCGTGCAGTTCCTCGACGAACAGCGAGAGGCGACCGGCCGGGTGCCCGACGATCGCACCATCGTGGTGGAGCGATTCCGCGACGAGATCGGCGACTGGCGGGTGTGCATCCTCAGCCCGTTCGGTGCCCAGGTCCACGCGCCGTGGGGTATGGCGCTGCAGCATCGGCTCGCCGAGCAGTGGGGCTGGGACGTCGAGCTCATGTGGAGCGATGACGGCATCGTCATCCGGCTTCCCGAGGCCGTCGATCGGGTGCCGGTCGACGAGCTCATGATCGACCCTGACGAACTCGACGAGCTGCTGGTCACCCAGCTGCCCCAGACCGCCATGTTCGCCGCTCGGTTCCGTGAGGCGTCGGCCCGAGCGCTTCTGCTGCCCCGCCGCCGCCCTGATCGTCGAACACCGCTGTGGCAGCAGCGGCAGAAGGCCGCCGACCTGCTGGCAGTTGCGGCCTCCTACCCGAGCTTCCCCATCCTGCTCGAGGCCACCCGAGAGTGCGTCAACGACGTGTTCGACCTGCCCGCCTTGCGGGAGGTCCTCACTGAACTCCGCAGTCGCAAGATCAAGGTCCACAGCGTCGACACCGAGTCGGCCTCGCCGTTCGCCCAATCCCTGATGTTCGGCTGGATCGCCCAATACATGTACGAGGGCGACGCACCGCTCGCCGAGCGCCGGGCCGCTGCGCTCTCCCTCGACCGCGAGATGCTGCGAGATCTCCTCGGCGCCGAGGAGCTGCGGGAGCTGCTCGACCCCGAGGTCCTCGAAGCGCTCGACGCCGAACTGCAGCGCACCGCCGAGGGCTGGCAGGCTCGTCACGTCGATGCGGTCGAAGACCTCATGCGTTGGCTGGGTCCGCTCTCGCTCGACGAGATCGAGGCGCGGTGCGCTGGCATCGACGCGGGAGCCGCCGTTGCCGAGCTGCTCGATCAGCGGCGCATCATCGGGGTGGCGGTGGGCGGCGAGCAGCGGTTGGCGGCCGCCGAAGATGCCTCACGCCTGCGCGACGCGCTCGGCGTTGCCCTTCCGCCCGGTTTGCCTCAGGCCTTCACCGACTCGGTCGCCGATCCCCTCGGCGACCTCCTCACTCGCTATGCCCGCACCCATACGCCGTTCCTCACCGACGAGGTCGCCGATCGCTACGGTCTCGAACCCGAGCGGGCGCGTCGTGGTCTCGACGAGCTCGAGCGACTCGGGCGCATCGTGCGAGGCGAGTTCCGCCCCGACGGGGTCGAACGAGAGTGGTGCCACAACGACGTCCTGCGGGTGCTGCGCCGGCGCTCGCTGGCTGCGCTCCGACGCGAGGTCGAACCGGTCGACCACGACGTCCTCGCCCGCTTCCTTCCCGACTGGCAGCACGTCGGCTCCCGCCTCCACGGCGTCGATGGTCTGGCCGAGGTGATCACGAGTCTGCAGGGTGCCGCCCTGCCGGCGTCCATGCTCGAAGTCGACATCCTTCCCGCCCGGTTGCCCGCCTATCGCTCCACCGACCTCGACACACTGCTCACCGCCGGCGAGGTGGTGTGGGTCGGTGGCGGAGCGCTCGGCTCCGACGACGGTCGACTCCGGTTGCTGTGGCGAGACCAGGTGCCCTTCCTGTCACCTGAGCCTGCCGACGAACGACCGGATGACCCCATTCACGCCGCCCTCCGCGCTCGACTGGCCAGCGGCGGTGCGTCGTTCTGGTCCGACCTGGTCGATGCGGCCCAGGCGGCCGAGCTCGACTACACCGACACCAGCGTCTTGCGGGCGCTGTGGGACCTGGTCTGGGCCGGCGAGGTCACCAACGACTCCCTGACCCCGTTGCGCGCATTGATCGGTGGCGCCGGACCATCCAAGGCCGGTGCGTCGAGCCGGGGCAGGACCGGACGTCGCCCCAACCTTCGCTCACTGTCGCGCCTCGGCCCGCCGGCGGCCACCGGTCGCTGGTCGCTGGTCGATCAGCTGCGACGACCGGCGGCCACACCCACTGAGCAGGCCACGGCCCGGGCGCTCCAGCTGCTCGAACGCTACGGCGTGCTGACACGCGAGATGGCCCTGGCTGAAGGCGCTGCCGGCGGGTTCGCAGGCGTCTACCCGGTGCTGAAGGAGCTCGAAGACCGTGGTCAGGTGCGGCGGGGCTACTTCGTCGCCGGACTCGGTGCGGCCCAGTTCGCGTTGCCGGGTGCCGTTGATCGGCTGCGCAGTGAACGCGACGCCAACATCCACGATGCTGCGTTTGATGCCGATGCCGACCTCCTGGTGCTGGCCGCCACCGACCCCGCACAACCCTACGGAGCCGCGTTGCCCTGGCCCGACACCGAGGGCCGTCCGTCCCGGTCGATCGGCGCCTATGTGGTGCTGCGGAGGGGTATCCCCCTCGTGTTCCTCGATCGTGGGGCCCGCAGCCTCGTCACCTTCGCCCAGCCGGATGGGCACGACCTCGCCAACGACGGTGCGTGGGTGCAGGCGCTCGCCGGCCTGGTGGCACGCAAACAACTCAAGCGCATCGAGATCACCAAGGTCGACGGATCACCGAGTGCCGAACACCCAGCGATCCGCGACCTGCTGTTGGCCAACGGTTTCAAGCAGGGCTACAAGGGCCCCACCCTCCGCTGA
- the add gene encoding adenosine deaminase translates to MSSAADPAWLTSVPKVELHLHLEGSMSVDTVRTLTERHGADPTRVWPQGIPDTFSFVDFPDFGRQFFYGLSLLRSGDDLATITDDLAATLAGQNVRYAEITTTAYTHFLSRGGHRLSETDYRDGLNEGRRRARARGVEIGWVIDIPRDLERPDSTVTIDYLEGPNTPSGLVGIGLGGYEVGFPAAPYADHFARATALGLQSLPHAGETEGAASIRSALDDLGAVRIGHGVRCLEDPALVARLADEGVLLEVSLTSNRLIGVVDDLARHPLPELLAAGVRVCLNTDDPGWFATDLVTELALATRHFGLDRRQHAALLLDALDASFASPELKTSIRSELRDSLAS, encoded by the coding sequence ATGTCGTCTGCCGCCGATCCGGCGTGGCTCACCTCGGTCCCGAAGGTCGAGCTCCACCTCCACCTCGAGGGATCGATGTCGGTCGACACGGTGCGCACGCTCACCGAGCGGCACGGCGCCGACCCCACTCGGGTCTGGCCACAGGGGATTCCCGACACGTTCTCGTTCGTCGACTTCCCCGACTTCGGCCGCCAGTTCTTCTATGGGCTTTCGTTGCTGCGATCCGGCGACGATCTCGCCACCATCACCGACGACCTGGCGGCCACCCTCGCCGGGCAGAACGTGCGCTACGCCGAGATCACCACGACGGCCTACACCCACTTCCTCTCACGAGGCGGCCATCGGCTCAGCGAGACCGACTACCGCGACGGTCTCAACGAGGGCCGCCGACGGGCCCGCGCTCGTGGCGTCGAGATCGGGTGGGTGATCGACATCCCCCGAGATCTCGAGCGCCCCGACTCGACGGTGACGATCGACTACCTCGAGGGCCCGAACACTCCCTCCGGCCTCGTCGGCATCGGCCTCGGCGGCTACGAGGTCGGGTTCCCGGCAGCGCCGTACGCCGACCACTTTGCGAGAGCGACGGCACTTGGCCTGCAATCGCTGCCCCACGCCGGGGAGACCGAAGGTGCAGCGAGCATCCGATCGGCACTCGACGATCTCGGTGCGGTCCGCATCGGCCACGGCGTACGTTGCCTGGAGGATCCCGCCCTCGTTGCTCGGCTCGCCGACGAAGGGGTGCTGCTCGAGGTCAGCCTCACGAGCAACCGCCTCATCGGCGTGGTCGACGACCTGGCCCGACACCCGCTTCCGGAGCTGCTGGCCGCCGGTGTCCGAGTGTGTCTGAACACCGACGATCCCGGATGGTTCGCGACCGACCTGGTGACCGAACTCGCACTGGCGACGAGACACTTCGGCCTGGATCGACGGCAACACGCCGCCCTGTTGCTCGATGCGCTCGACGCCTCGTTCGCCTCGCCGGAACTGAAGACGTCGATCAGGTCCGAGCTGCGCGACTCGCTCGCCAGCTGA
- a CDS encoding FtsX-like permease family protein, translated as MFKTTLKSIMGHKARLIGTAFAVILGVSFLVGTLVFTDSVGKAFDNLFASVYEDTDAEVRSTETLDLGFGGEIRSNMDESYAAVVAAVDGVAASDPYVAGTGQIVGADGEPIGNPGQGPPTFTFSWNATEQVNPWQLLDGSRGPSGPDELVIDNASADKGKLSVGDRVTVIGTSGAREFELVGVAKFGTSDSPGGASFALLDLPTAQDFLDLEGQLTGISIVADDGVSQDEIVSRLTAALDGPVEAVTGEQLTEESQSAIQDGLSFFNIFLTVFAVIALFVSSFVIYNTFSILIAQKQRELALLRAIGASRRQVLQSVFLEAGVIGLVASALGIGAGILLSIGIRAALSGIGLELPSAGLVIQTSTLVAGMVAGMIVTLVSAVFPAINASRIAPIEALREAAAESQGYSRVRLLSGLLVLALGVFSMVAGLLQPEISLVGLGAAVIFVGVFVLGPVIARPVARVIGAPLAASRGVTGNIARENAMRSPKRTARTAAALTIGVALVAGVSILAASLQTTIRDIIGEQFTGDYAIDSGTGGFGGGLPPSLVDELAALPEVETAAGIRVGFGQVNDEDTADFFSVVDPARAFDVFDIGVTAGSPGDLGPSSIFVYEDKAADLGIGVGDTLQVTFIDGTPRDLTVAGLYENNEFAGNYTIATSLYEQTGAEQFDFTDYIILADGVSIEDARPAIEAVAAPYPNATVQDRDQYIEAQADSLNQLVRLIYGLLALAVIIAAFGIANTLRLSVIERTREIGLLRAIGMTQSQIRSTIRSEAVITAVLGAVQGILLGMFFGYAIVYALRDQGEIAFSVPVVSLIVMLVLAIIIGIVSSLVPAYRASRLNVLESIATE; from the coding sequence ATGTTCAAGACCACACTGAAGTCGATCATGGGCCACAAGGCCCGCCTCATCGGCACGGCCTTCGCCGTGATCCTCGGGGTGTCGTTCCTCGTCGGCACCCTCGTCTTCACCGACTCGGTCGGCAAGGCCTTCGACAACCTCTTCGCCAGTGTCTACGAAGACACCGATGCCGAGGTCCGCTCCACCGAAACGCTCGACCTCGGCTTCGGCGGCGAGATCCGCTCGAACATGGACGAGTCCTATGCCGCCGTCGTTGCCGCCGTCGACGGTGTGGCCGCTTCCGACCCCTACGTGGCGGGTACGGGCCAGATCGTCGGCGCCGACGGTGAACCCATCGGCAATCCGGGCCAGGGACCCCCCACGTTCACGTTCTCGTGGAATGCCACCGAGCAGGTCAACCCGTGGCAACTCCTCGACGGCAGTCGTGGCCCGTCAGGCCCCGACGAGTTGGTCATCGACAACGCGTCCGCCGACAAGGGCAAGCTCTCCGTCGGTGACCGGGTCACCGTGATCGGCACCTCCGGCGCTCGCGAGTTCGAGCTCGTCGGCGTTGCCAAGTTCGGCACCAGCGACTCGCCCGGCGGCGCGTCGTTCGCCTTGCTCGACCTTCCGACCGCCCAGGACTTCCTCGACCTCGAGGGTCAGCTCACCGGCATCTCGATCGTGGCCGACGACGGGGTCAGCCAAGACGAGATCGTCAGCCGTCTCACGGCCGCTCTCGACGGGCCAGTCGAAGCGGTCACCGGCGAGCAGCTGACCGAGGAGAGCCAGAGCGCCATCCAAGACGGTCTGTCGTTCTTCAACATCTTCCTCACCGTGTTCGCCGTGATCGCCCTGTTCGTTTCGAGCTTCGTGATCTACAACACGTTCTCGATCCTGATCGCCCAGAAGCAGCGCGAGCTCGCACTGCTGCGAGCGATCGGAGCGAGCCGGCGTCAGGTGCTGCAGTCGGTCTTCCTCGAAGCCGGGGTGATCGGGCTCGTCGCCTCGGCGCTCGGCATCGGGGCAGGCATCTTGCTGTCGATCGGCATCCGAGCGGCGTTGAGCGGGATCGGTTTGGAACTTCCGAGCGCCGGCCTGGTGATCCAGACGTCGACCCTGGTGGCCGGCATGGTCGCCGGGATGATCGTTACCCTCGTCTCGGCGGTGTTCCCGGCCATCAACGCTTCGCGTATCGCCCCCATCGAGGCGCTGCGTGAGGCGGCGGCCGAATCGCAGGGGTACTCCCGGGTGCGGTTGCTCTCGGGCCTGCTCGTGCTGGCGCTCGGCGTCTTCTCCATGGTGGCCGGGCTGTTGCAGCCCGAGATCTCCCTCGTCGGATTGGGCGCAGCGGTCATCTTCGTCGGCGTGTTCGTGCTGGGCCCGGTCATCGCTCGACCGGTCGCTCGTGTGATCGGCGCGCCGCTCGCCGCCTCGCGGGGCGTCACGGGCAACATCGCTCGCGAGAACGCCATGCGCAGCCCGAAGCGCACCGCTCGCACCGCAGCGGCGCTCACGATCGGTGTGGCCCTGGTGGCCGGCGTGTCGATCCTCGCTGCCTCATTGCAGACCACGATCCGAGACATCATCGGTGAGCAGTTCACCGGCGACTATGCGATCGACTCCGGCACCGGCGGCTTTGGTGGTGGACTCCCGCCCTCACTCGTCGACGAACTCGCCGCGCTGCCCGAGGTCGAGACGGCGGCCGGAATCCGTGTCGGATTCGGCCAAGTCAACGACGAAGACACCGCTGACTTCTTCAGCGTGGTCGACCCGGCCCGAGCATTCGATGTCTTCGACATCGGCGTCACCGCAGGATCACCTGGCGACCTGGGCCCATCGAGCATCTTCGTGTACGAAGACAAAGCGGCCGACCTCGGCATCGGGGTCGGCGACACGCTGCAGGTCACGTTCATCGACGGCACACCTCGTGATCTGACCGTTGCCGGACTCTACGAGAACAACGAGTTCGCCGGGAACTACACCATCGCCACCTCGTTGTACGAGCAAACCGGCGCCGAGCAGTTCGACTTCACCGACTACATCATCCTCGCCGATGGTGTGTCGATCGAAGACGCCCGTCCGGCGATCGAGGCGGTCGCTGCGCCCTATCCGAATGCCACGGTGCAGGATCGGGATCAGTACATCGAGGCGCAGGCCGACTCGCTCAACCAGCTCGTACGGCTGATCTACGGCCTCCTCGCCCTGGCGGTCATCATCGCCGCCTTCGGCATCGCCAACACGCTGCGCCTGTCGGTGATCGAGCGAACTCGCGAGATCGGACTCTTGCGGGCCATCGGCATGACCCAGAGCCAGATCCGATCCACCATCCGGTCGGAGGCCGTCATCACCGCCGTCCTCGGTGCGGTGCAGGGGATCCTCCTCGGCATGTTCTTCGGCTACGCGATCGTGTACGCACTTCGCGACCAGGGCGAGATCGCCTTCAGCGTGCCGGTCGTGAGCCTGATCGTGATGCTCGTCCTGGCGATCATCATCGGCATCGTGTCGTCGCTCGTTCCGGCCTACCGAGCGTCTCGCCTCAACGTGTTGGAATCGATCGCCACCGAGTAG